The Coffea arabica cultivar ET-39 chromosome 9e, Coffea Arabica ET-39 HiFi, whole genome shotgun sequence genome has a window encoding:
- the LOC140014629 gene encoding uncharacterized protein, producing the protein MVFSCQNYTEVQKVQLATMEFTEYAVVWWDQIKKSRRRNGLPELIPWPELRAMMRTRFVPGRYTRDLYHRLQTLVQGNRSVDEYHKEMEILMLRADVQEDPEATMARFLSELRPDIAERVELQHYMELHELVDKAIKVEQRLKRRGTTRSNFGNTTYSTNRPFQPRNDSRPSPNAPTPKPRFEGGKVGNPSISKPPSSTPKFEEPRVQTRARDTRCFKCQGRGHIASQCPNQRTMIMMQNGEIVSEDEAEYEGILPLDGGNDGESPNEEEFSAPEGHFGSALVARRALTARVKEDELQRENIFYTRCFVNQALCSVIIDSGSCTNVASSLMVDNLKLPTRDHPRPYKLQWLNNSGEVRVTKQVLISFQIHKYSDEVLCDVVPMQASHIILGRPWQFDRQVTFDGVTNKYSFLYNTKKVRKLMRDEQPLLMLVSKEVALNVHELDIDIPLEVKSLLQEYADVFPEDVPSGLPPLRAYKSNPEETKELQRQVDELLGKGWARESLSPCAVPVILVPKKDGTWRMCTDCRAVNAITVKYRHPIPCLDDMLDELHGAVFFTKIDLKSGYHQIRIKEGDEWKTAFKTKYGLYECKSYDEHLEHIRAVMDVLQREKLYANLKKCNFCTNELVFLGFVISAQGMKVDDQKVKAIQEWPTPRSMGDVRSFHGLAGFYRRFMRDFSTIAAPLTELIKKNENFHWGESQEQAFRALKHQLTHAPVLVLPDFSKTFEIDCDASSIGVGAVLNQGGRPIAYFSEKLNGAALNYSTYDKELLSSILTDALSRRYSLLTSLDAKLLGFELIKELYTQDSDFGELYTSCKHTGQGKFFISDGYLFCANRLCVPHGSLRELLVRESHSGGLMGHFGVDKTLAMLQEHFYWPHMRRDVARVVDRCLACKKAKSKVHPYGLYTPLPISSAPWVDISMDFILGLPRSKYGHDSIYVVVDRFSKMTHFIACHKTDDASHIANLFFKEIVRLHGIPRTIVSDRDVKFLSYFWKTLWSKLGTKLLFSTASHPQTDGQTEVVNRTLGTLLRAIIKKNLKSWEECLPHVEFAYNRAIHSTTGFSPFECVYSFNPLTPLDLVPLPSNERAHLDGKQRAEFVKQLHEKVKANIERRTAQYVKQANKGRQKLILEPGDWVWLHMRKERFPVHRRNYDAFDLRANPSQEEGNGSIIGLNVEIQKDLAVTQINAFSEVVEKAQRVESARLQVRNFQDKKRGFPGCSSGQGNKGTPPKFGMGTGGGRQPRKWRGAPSRGGQLGRGQRGGSQGGSVSASRGPCGYCGKLNHTEDNCRRKERKCLRCGSADHQIANCPVLSRDGKGSQQPTRTNSGSAKVEGTKPKMSA; encoded by the exons ATGGTCTTTTCTTGCCAAAACTACACCGAGGTGCAAAAGGTGCAATTGGCCACCATGGAATTCACTGAGTACGCTgtggtttggtgggaccaaatcAAGAAGTCTAGAAGGAGAAATGGGCTACCTGAGCTCATTCCATGGCCCGAGCTTCGAGCCATGATGCGCACCCGCTTTGTACCTGGACGTTACACTAGGGATTTATACCACCGGTTACAAACCTTAGTCCAGGGCAACCGGAGTGTGGATGAGTACcacaaggagatggagatcCTGATGCTTAGAGCGGATGTACAGGAGGATCCTGAAGCCACCATGGCGAGATTCTTGAGCGAGTTACGACCCGATATTGCTGAACGAGTGGAACTTCAACATTATATGGAGTTGCATGAGCTTGTAGACAAGGCTATTAAGGTCGAGcaaaggctcaagaggaggggtaccaCTCGATCAAATTTCGGCAATACCACCTACTCTACCAACCGCCCATTCCAACCAAGGAATGATTCTCGGCCTTCACCAAATGCTCCTACACCAAAGCCGAGATTCGAGGGAGGTAAGGTGGGCAACCCTAGTATTAGTAAGCCGCCCTCTTCTACTCCAAAATTTGAGGAGCCTAGGGTACAAACTAGAGCTCGTGATACtcgatgcttcaaatgccaaggtagAGGCCATATTGCTAGTCAATGTCCCAATCAAAGGACTATGATTATGATGCAAAATGGTGAGATCGTGAGTGAGGACGAAGCCGAGTACGAAGGCATACTACCTCTTGACGGAGGTAATGATGGGGAATCACCAAATGAAGAGGAGTTTAGTGCACCCGAGGGTCATTTTGGGTCTGCATTGGTTGCAAGGAGAGCATTAACTGCAcgtgttaaggaggacgagcttCAACGGGAGAACATCTTCTACACCAGGTGCTTCGTCAACCAAGCACTTTGTAGTGTgattattgatagtgggagCTGCACAAATGTAGCTAGTTCACTCATGGTGGACAACTTGAAGTTGCCTACAAGGGATCACCCGCGACCCTACAAACTCCAATGGCTCAACAACTCTGGGGAGGTTCGAGTAACCAAGCAGGTTCTTATATCCTTCCAAATCCATAAATATTCTGATGAAGTATTATGTGATGTAGTTCCTATGCAGGCTAGTCACATTATACTAGGTAGGCCTTGGCAGTTTGACAGACAGGTGACTTTTGATGGTGTGACTAATAAGTATAGTTTCTTGTACAACA ccaagaaagtgaggaagttaATGAGAGATGAGCAGCCACTTCTTATGCTTGTTAGCAAAGAAGTAGCTCTGAATGTGCATGAACTTGATATTGACATACCTCTCGAGGTTAAGTCTCTTTTACAGGAGTATGCTGATGTCTTCCCTGAGGATGTGCCAAGTGGATTGCCGCCACTTAGAG CTTACAAGAGCAACCCGGAGGAGACTAAGGagttgcaaaggcaagtggatGAGTTGCTTGGCAAAGGATGGGCACGTGAGAGCTTAAGCCCGTGTGCTGTTCCAGTCATTCTGGTGCCCAAGAAAGATGGTAcgtggagaatgtgcaccgaTTGTAGAGCCGTAAATGCCATCACGGTAAAGTATCGTCACCCTATACCCTGCttagatgacatgcttgatgagtTACATGGGGCTGTGTTCTTTACCAAAATTGATCTCAAAAGTGGGTACCATCAAATTAGGATTAAggagggggatgaatggaaaactgccTTCAAAACTAAGTATGGATTGTATGAGTG CAAATCTTATGATGAACACCTAGAGCATATTAGGGCTGTTATGGATGTACTTCAAAGAGAGAAGCTCTATGCCAATCTCAAGAAGTGCAATTTTTGCactaatgagcttgtgtttctaGGGTTTGTTATAAGTGCGCAGGGAATGAAGGTGGATGATCAAAAGGTGAAAGCTATTCAAGAGTGGCCAACACCAAGGTCTATGGGCGATGTTCGAAGCTTCCATGGCCTTGCGGGTTTCTATAGGAGATTCATGAGGGACTTTAGCACGATTGCTGCCCCCCTGACCGAGTTGATCAAGAAGAATGAGAACTTCCATTGGGGAGAATCTCAAGAACAGGCTTTCCGTGCTTTAAAGCACCAACTCACACACGCACCTGTACTTGTTTTACCTGACTTTTCTAAGACATTTGAAATTGATTGTGATGCTTCAAGTATTGGAGTTGGAGCTGTGTTGAACCAAGGTGGAAGGCCTattgcctactttagtgagaaactcaaTGGGGCTGCATTGAACTACTCAACTTATGATAAAGAGTT gttgtcttcgatccttacagatGCACTCTCCCGAAGGTACTCTCTACTCACCTCcttagatgctaagttgctaGGGTTTGAACTGATTAAAGAGCTCTATACCCAAGATAGTGACTTCGGTGAGCTTTACACTTCTTGCAAACACACTGGGCAAGGTAAGTTCTTCATTTCCGATGGTTACTTGTTTTGTGCCAATCGGCTTTGCGTCCCACATGGATCACTCCGAGAACTCTTGGTAAGGGAATCCCACTCAGGTGGACTTATGGGACACTTTGGGGTTGATAAGACTCTTGCCATGCTGCAggaacacttctattggccgCACATGAGGAGAGATGTTGCACGGGTGGTAGATCGGTGCTTAGCTTGTAAGAAAGCTAAATCCAAGGTACACCCGTATGGCCTTTACACCCCATTACCTATTTCTAGTGCACCATGGGTAgatatttctatggattttatacTTGGTTTGCCTAGATCCAAGTATGGCCATGACTCCATTTATGTGGTAGTGGATAGGTTCTCTAAAATGACACACTTCATTGCTTGTCATAAAACggatgatgcatctcatattgctaacttATTCTTTAAAGAGATTGTGAGATTGCATGGCATTCCTAGGACCATTGTATCTGATAGAGATGTTAAATTTCTAAGCTACTTTTGGAAGACACTCTGGTCTAAGTTAGGCACCAAATTGCTATTCTCTACTGCTAGTCACCCccaaactgatggccaaactgaggtgGTGAACCGTACATTAGGTACTTTGTTGCGTGCCATCATCAAAAAGAACTTGAAATCatgggaagagtgtttacctcatgttgagttcgCTTATAATAGGGCTATCCATTCTACTACTGGTTTCTCTCCATTTGAATGTGTTTATAGTTTTAATCCGCTAACACCACTTGATCTAGTGCCATTACCTAGTAATGAGCGCGCACATTTGGATGGTAAACAACGTGCAGAGTTCGTTAAGCAACTGCATGAGAAAGTCAAGGCAAACATTGAGAGGAGAACTGCTCAATATGTCAAGCAAGCTAACAAGGGTCGCCAAAAGTTGATTCTTGAACCTGGAGATTGGGTGTGGTTACACATGCGCAAGGAACGTTTTCCTGTTCACAGGAGAaact ATGATGCTtttgatttgagggcaaatccttctcaagaggaggggaatggtAGCATCATA GGCctgaatgtggagatccagaaggacctAGCTGTAACCCAAATTAATGCTTTTAGTGAGGTCgtggagaaggctcaacgagtGGAAAGTGCCAGGCTACAAGTGAGGAATTTCCAAGACAAGAAGCGAGGCTTTCCTGGctgtagttcggggcaggggaataaaggtacccctcccaagtttggaatgGGGACCGGAGGAGGAAGGCAGCCTAGAAAGTGGAGAGGGGCCCCGTCAAGAGGCGGCCAATTGGGGCGAGGCCAAAGGGGAGGTTCCCAAGGAGGTTCTGTTTCTGCATCTCGCGGCCCTTGCGGGTATTGTGGAAAGCTAAACCACACGGAGGATAATTGccggaggaaagaaagaaagtgttTGCGCTGTGGGAGTGCAGACCACCAAATAGCCAATTGCCCGGTTCTTTCACGAGATGGAAAGGGAAGCCAGCAACCGACGAGGACCAATTCTGGATCGGCTAAAGTGGAAGGGACCAAGCCTAAGATGTCGGCTTGA